In the Actinomycetes bacterium genome, one interval contains:
- a CDS encoding lipopolysaccharide biosynthesis protein, translating into MTTGTQMAAAGRGSRLLRAGAASLASRGIGIVATLVLTPIVIKGVGTEQYGAYATITSLAGVAVVTDLGIGGGLVARLAHALGRNDGASAQGLVSTAWWALSGLGLVLAAIVTCAGLVLPWPRLLGLPGLPAADAAASVVVFGIALGLGLPLGLGDRVLTATQRGTQAAGWSLLSSTVSLAATGLAAHLSGTLLAVIATASVTPRLFSALQTWVTMNRVCPDLRPRRDLVSGRAFRQLRTAGALFLVQGVAIAVAFESDMLVVSATLGAHEAAVYSVNMRIITLVGSLAVVTLGQVFPAFGEALAGGDMPWVTRTFRRLTLALAGYSAVASLTLLVVTPAFVGWWVGSDLVPPTSLLVGLVVWTAYTTLLIPANMLMNAALVIRIQIVLSLAMAALNLPLSIVLAHHIGVAGPVWGSVIAHVLVSLVPTIVITRRVLSGRHAVPVAT; encoded by the coding sequence CGTGCTGACCCCCATCGTCATCAAGGGCGTCGGGACGGAGCAGTACGGCGCGTACGCGACGATCACCAGCCTGGCCGGTGTCGCCGTGGTGACCGACCTCGGCATCGGCGGCGGGTTGGTCGCACGGTTGGCGCATGCCCTCGGCCGAAACGACGGTGCAAGTGCCCAGGGGCTGGTATCGACCGCGTGGTGGGCCCTGTCCGGGCTAGGGCTGGTCCTCGCGGCCATCGTCACCTGTGCGGGGCTCGTCCTGCCGTGGCCACGGCTGCTCGGCCTGCCTGGTCTGCCCGCGGCGGACGCGGCCGCGTCCGTCGTGGTGTTCGGAATCGCGCTCGGTTTGGGCCTTCCGCTCGGTCTGGGCGACCGTGTCCTGACCGCCACCCAACGGGGTACCCAAGCCGCCGGCTGGTCGCTGCTGTCGAGCACCGTAAGCCTCGCCGCGACGGGGCTCGCCGCGCACCTGTCCGGGACGTTGCTGGCCGTCATAGCCACGGCGAGCGTGACCCCGCGGTTGTTCAGCGCCCTCCAGACCTGGGTCACGATGAACCGGGTCTGCCCCGACCTGCGCCCGCGCCGCGACCTCGTTTCAGGGCGGGCCTTCCGCCAGCTGCGGACGGCCGGAGCCCTGTTCCTCGTGCAGGGCGTGGCGATCGCCGTCGCGTTCGAAAGCGACATGCTGGTCGTGTCCGCGACCCTCGGGGCCCATGAAGCAGCGGTCTACTCGGTGAACATGCGGATCATCACCCTGGTCGGCTCGTTGGCGGTGGTGACCCTCGGCCAGGTCTTCCCAGCCTTCGGGGAGGCGCTCGCCGGCGGCGACATGCCCTGGGTGACGCGCACCTTCCGCCGTCTCACGCTCGCTCTGGCCGGCTACTCCGCCGTGGCGTCGCTGACGCTGCTGGTGGTCACACCGGCGTTCGTCGGCTGGTGGGTCGGTAGCGACTTGGTGCCGCCCACCTCTTTGCTGGTCGGCCTCGTGGTCTGGACGGCGTACACCACGCTGCTCATCCCGGCGAACATGCTCATGAACGCAGCCCTGGTGATCCGCATCCAGATCGTGCTGTCTCTCGCGATGGCCGCGCTGAACCTGCCGCTGTCGATCGTGCTGGCCCATCACATCGGCGTCGCCGGGCCGGTGTGGGGCAGCGTGATCGCGCACGTCCTGGTGAGCCTGGTGCCGACCATCGTGATCACCCGACGGGTGCTCAGCGGCAGGCACGCGGTGCCGGTGGCGACCTGA
- the gmd gene encoding GDP-mannose 4,6-dehydratase: protein MTTKALISGITGQDGSYLAELLLAKGYEVHGLIRRSSSFNTERIDHIYQDPHEADRRLHLHYGDLHDGAGMVSLLSRIVPDEVYHLGAQSHVRVSFDMPVYTGDVTGLATTQLLEAIRCLGLQTRFYQASSSEMFGATSPPQNEDAPFHPRSPYGVAKVYGYWITRNYREAYGMYAVNGILFNHESPRRGETFVSRKITRAVARIAAGLQEHLYLGNLDAVRDWGYAPEYVEAMWRMLQVDEPTDYVVATGTAYTVRDFVTLAFERAGLDWQRHVRFDERYLRPSEVDSLIGDAAKAKKVLDWEPQTLTPDLVRIMVDADRAQLEAELSGDHTRRAARVSP, encoded by the coding sequence GTGACCACAAAGGCGCTGATCTCCGGGATCACCGGACAAGACGGCTCGTACCTCGCCGAGCTGCTGCTGGCCAAGGGTTACGAGGTGCACGGGCTGATCCGACGCTCGTCGTCGTTCAACACCGAGCGGATCGACCACATCTACCAGGACCCGCACGAGGCGGACCGCCGGCTGCACCTGCACTACGGGGATCTGCACGACGGGGCGGGGATGGTGTCGCTGCTGTCGCGGATCGTCCCGGACGAGGTCTACCACCTAGGTGCGCAGTCGCACGTGCGGGTGTCCTTCGACATGCCGGTGTACACCGGGGACGTGACCGGGCTGGCCACCACCCAGCTGCTCGAGGCGATCCGCTGCCTCGGCCTGCAGACCCGCTTCTACCAGGCGTCCAGCTCGGAGATGTTCGGAGCGACCTCCCCGCCGCAGAACGAGGACGCGCCGTTCCATCCGCGTTCCCCGTACGGGGTGGCGAAGGTCTACGGGTACTGGATCACCCGCAACTACCGCGAGGCGTACGGCATGTACGCGGTCAACGGGATCCTGTTCAACCACGAGTCACCGCGCCGCGGCGAGACCTTCGTCTCCCGCAAGATCACCCGGGCGGTCGCCCGGATCGCCGCCGGCCTGCAGGAGCACCTGTACCTGGGCAACCTGGACGCGGTGCGCGACTGGGGCTACGCCCCGGAGTACGTCGAGGCGATGTGGCGGATGCTGCAGGTCGACGAGCCCACCGACTACGTGGTCGCGACCGGCACCGCCTACACGGTGCGCGACTTCGTCACCCTCGCGTTCGAGCGGGCCGGGCTGGACTGGCAGCGGCACGTGCGCTTCGACGAGCGCTACCTGCGCCCGTCGGAGGTTGACTCGCTCATCGGGGACGCCGCCAAGGCCAAGAAGGTCCTGGACTGGGAGCCGCAGACCCTCACCCCTGACCTGGTGCGGATCATGGTCGATGCGGACAGGGCGCAGCTCGAGGCAGAACTCAGCGGCGACCACACCCGCCGAGCTGCTCGAGTGAGCCCGTAG
- a CDS encoding GDP-L-fucose synthase produces MASELGPLPRDARVYVAGHRGLVGSAVWRHLQAEGFTDLVGRTSAELDLRDRDATFAFFAAERPQHVVLAAAKVGGILANATYPNDFLSDNLRIQVNVLDAALEHGVTRLLFLGSSCIYPKHAPQPIREDSLLTGPLEPTNEAYAIAKIAGVLQVQALRRQHGVSFISAMPTNLYGPGDNFDLQTSHVLPALIRRFHEATAAGAPAVTLWGSGTPRREFLHVDDLARACLHLLERYDDPAPLNVGVGTDLTVRELAESIAEITGFAGRIEWDTGKPDGTPRKLLDVTRLQALGWKPEISLNDGIRATYGWYRTRLAQA; encoded by the coding sequence ATGGCCAGCGAGCTCGGACCCCTGCCCCGCGACGCCCGCGTGTACGTCGCCGGGCACCGCGGCCTGGTGGGTTCGGCGGTGTGGCGGCACCTGCAGGCCGAGGGCTTCACCGACCTGGTCGGGCGGACGTCGGCCGAGCTGGACCTGCGCGACCGGGACGCCACCTTCGCGTTCTTCGCGGCCGAGCGGCCGCAGCACGTCGTGCTGGCGGCGGCGAAGGTCGGCGGCATCCTGGCCAACGCGACCTACCCGAACGACTTCTTGTCCGACAACCTGCGGATCCAGGTCAACGTCCTGGACGCCGCCCTCGAGCACGGCGTGACCCGGCTGCTGTTCCTCGGCTCCAGCTGCATCTACCCCAAGCACGCCCCGCAGCCGATCCGCGAGGACTCCCTGCTCACCGGCCCGCTCGAGCCGACCAACGAGGCCTACGCCATCGCCAAGATCGCCGGCGTGCTGCAGGTGCAGGCGCTGCGTCGGCAGCACGGTGTTTCGTTCATCTCGGCGATGCCGACCAACCTGTACGGGCCGGGGGACAACTTCGACCTGCAGACCTCGCACGTGCTGCCGGCGCTGATCCGCCGCTTCCACGAGGCCACCGCCGCCGGCGCCCCCGCGGTGACGCTGTGGGGTAGCGGCACGCCCCGCCGGGAGTTCCTGCACGTCGACGACCTGGCCCGCGCCTGCCTGCACCTGCTGGAGCGCTACGACGACCCGGCCCCCCTCAACGTCGGCGTCGGCACCGACCTGACCGTCCGCGAGCTCGCCGAGTCGATCGCCGAGATCACCGGCTTCGCCGGCCGCATCGAGTGGGACACCGGCAAGCCCGACGGCACCCCCCGCAAGCTCCTCGACGTCACCCGCCTGCAGGCCCTCGGCTGGAAGCCCGAGATCAGCCTCAACGATGGAATCCGGGCGACCTATGGGTGGTACCGCACCCGTCTCGCGCAGGCTTGA